A part of Gemmatimonadota bacterium genomic DNA contains:
- a CDS encoding choice-of-anchor B family protein, giving the protein MHTVARLASLVLALSLPTSPLVAQFGGGYAVAAHSGEVLIASEGGPIATGAVHIFTAGADGWTETGRIEPSDGEPGMGFGSWMTVKGDRMLVGASAATYVFERMNGEWMEVASFDSENPVYSGAISDDRAVLIGTMAYERVPPGPTRLLSRGSEGWVETGTLEPPADASDARFGASAAFVGEMLAVGAPFGDGETDDEGAYERGPGSVYFFSETGTGWTQVGDPLSAIGGMRNTAFGAGLATAMGPDGPHLFVSAQAGGTAGGSPSVYEFVHNAETGGWQPRFAYGAPLVFGSMRSGLSGPTVVPVGDEIWIGGLSGGPAGSGQILRYAATEDGGRSFVGILSSENPVDGAAFGGDIAVEGGVAAITSPGRDNGQGVVHILAMNEGGWVEESELFIEVANYEAVNGTVPCEEGSSAAFGCADVDVISFVPVRDLGADRGINVNDVWGWTDPENGDEYALVGLTDQASFVDISNPEAPRYLGRIKIPAGANPSVWRDIKVYENHAFIVSDGAGPHGMQVFDLTRLRDVNEPVDFEPDAHYTEIASAHNIVINEATGFAYTVGGRQGGITCGGGLHMIDIRDPKNPTFAGCFADEGTGRSGTGTSHDAQCVVYNGPDPDYSGREICLGSNETAISIADVTDKSNPVKIASAEYPNVAYAHQGWLTDDHRYFYLGDELDELAQLNAGNAFPGTRTLIWDLEDLDDPVLVGEYFGETEAIDHNMYTVGDLLYQSNYSNGLRILDISDPENPEEVGYLDTVPYEDGTAMSGSWSNYPYFRSGTILVTSGQQGLFMVRYRKPIT; this is encoded by the coding sequence ATGCACACGGTAGCACGCCTCGCGAGTCTCGTACTCGCCCTCTCACTTCCAACCTCTCCCCTCGTCGCTCAGTTCGGAGGCGGATACGCCGTCGCCGCGCACTCGGGCGAGGTGCTCATCGCCTCGGAAGGAGGCCCGATCGCCACCGGCGCGGTCCACATCTTCACCGCAGGAGCCGACGGCTGGACCGAGACCGGCAGGATCGAGCCCTCGGACGGCGAGCCCGGCATGGGCTTCGGGTCCTGGATGACCGTTAAAGGCGACCGGATGCTGGTGGGCGCCAGCGCGGCCACCTACGTCTTCGAGCGCATGAACGGTGAATGGATGGAGGTCGCCTCCTTCGACTCCGAAAACCCGGTCTATTCCGGCGCCATCAGCGACGATCGGGCCGTGCTCATAGGCACCATGGCATATGAGCGCGTACCTCCGGGCCCCACCCGCCTCCTTTCGCGAGGAAGCGAAGGCTGGGTGGAAACAGGAACCCTCGAGCCGCCTGCGGACGCGTCCGACGCCAGATTCGGCGCTTCGGCGGCCTTTGTCGGCGAGATGCTCGCGGTCGGCGCCCCCTTCGGCGATGGCGAGACGGACGATGAGGGCGCATACGAACGGGGACCGGGCTCGGTCTACTTCTTCTCCGAAACCGGAACGGGATGGACCCAGGTGGGCGACCCTCTCAGCGCGATCGGCGGTATGCGCAACACCGCCTTCGGTGCGGGGCTCGCCACGGCCATGGGGCCGGACGGCCCGCACCTCTTCGTGTCCGCACAGGCGGGAGGCACCGCCGGCGGATCTCCTTCGGTCTACGAATTCGTTCACAATGCCGAGACGGGCGGATGGCAGCCGCGCTTCGCCTACGGCGCTCCCCTGGTCTTCGGATCGATGCGATCCGGCCTGAGCGGTCCCACGGTCGTTCCGGTGGGTGACGAGATCTGGATCGGCGGCCTCTCCGGCGGGCCCGCCGGTTCGGGTCAGATTCTCCGGTATGCCGCGACCGAAGACGGTGGTCGCAGCTTCGTAGGCATCCTCTCGTCCGAGAACCCGGTGGACGGCGCGGCCTTCGGGGGGGACATCGCCGTGGAGGGCGGCGTCGCGGCCATCACCTCGCCCGGGCGCGACAACGGCCAGGGCGTGGTCCACATACTCGCGATGAACGAGGGCGGCTGGGTCGAGGAGTCCGAGCTCTTCATTGAGGTGGCGAACTACGAAGCCGTCAACGGTACCGTTCCTTGCGAAGAGGGAAGCTCCGCGGCCTTCGGGTGCGCCGACGTCGACGTCATCTCCTTCGTGCCGGTCAGGGATCTGGGAGCCGACCGCGGCATCAACGTGAACGACGTCTGGGGCTGGACCGATCCCGAGAACGGCGACGAGTACGCTCTTGTCGGGCTCACCGATCAGGCCTCCTTCGTGGATATTTCCAACCCCGAGGCCCCCCGTTACCTGGGGCGCATCAAGATCCCCGCGGGCGCCAACCCGAGCGTCTGGCGCGACATAAAGGTCTACGAGAACCACGCCTTCATCGTATCCGACGGGGCAGGGCCGCACGGGATGCAGGTCTTCGACCTAACTCGTCTGCGCGACGTGAACGAGCCGGTCGATTTTGAGCCCGACGCCCATTACACCGAGATCGCCTCGGCGCACAACATCGTCATCAACGAAGCCACCGGGTTCGCTTACACGGTGGGTGGCCGCCAAGGCGGGATCACCTGCGGCGGCGGGCTGCACATGATCGACATCCGCGACCCGAAGAATCCTACCTTCGCGGGCTGCTTCGCCGACGAAGGCACCGGACGGTCGGGCACCGGAACCTCCCACGACGCCCAGTGCGTGGTCTACAACGGTCCGGACCCGGACTACTCCGGTCGTGAGATCTGCCTCGGCTCCAACGAGACCGCCATCTCGATCGCCGACGTCACCGACAAGTCGAACCCGGTGAAGATCGCGTCGGCCGAATACCCCAACGTCGCCTACGCCCACCAGGGCTGGCTGACCGACGACCATCGCTACTTCTATCTGGGCGACGAGCTCGACGAGCTGGCTCAGCTCAACGCCGGCAACGCCTTCCCCGGCACGCGCACGCTGATCTGGGATCTCGAAGACCTCGACGACCCCGTGCTCGTCGGCGAATACTTCGGCGAGACGGAGGCGATCGACCACAACATGTATACGGTCGGCGACCTTCTCTACCAGTCGAACTATTCCAACGGGCTGCGTATTTTGGACATCAGCGATCCCGAAAACCCCGAAGAGGTCGGGTATCTCGACACGGTGCCTTACGAAGACGGCACGGCGATGTCCGGTTCCTGGAGCAACTACCCGTACTTCAGGAGCGGCACGATCCTCGTGACCAGCGGCCAGCAGGGACTCTTCATGGTCCGCTACCGCAAGCCGATCACCTAG
- a CDS encoding VCBS repeat-containing protein: MAKGALAKIGGRLPGGGIDQAALLAVLTFGAAACSTSPKPGVDGTGLPERSAPAMTAADQVNAEELPEPDANGWVRRIRPFAVLDSTGAAYENPFLGGFNVPRPQWVDIDADGDLDLFVQERTGHLHFFEREDREDGTTAHTLRPGAYDHLDVGEWYRFVDVDGDGDRDLLSESPFSYVRLYRNEGDAGRARFTLLADTLLDVRGEAIFSDRQNIPNATDIDCDGLVDLFLGRVTGVVTRYEATATFAASAAPFRHVTDRFEDIEIVADPAANDGSPGRPTLHGANTMAFADYDADGDADLFWGDFFEPGLLLIRNTGSCRAPSFRSEPSQFPLNDPVLTSGYNAPTFGDYDADGDVDLLMGVLGGSNNANTSTIDNLYLFTQEDGGDWVRWSSAFVRQVDVGAESVPALVDLDSDGDLDLLLGQKIDPTDLPNARVFLFENEGSPTEPLMVWKGEFPLDGAYHNAPAFGDLDGDGDLDMILGTWRNELRYLANEGSATQPRFVLVDSAYLAITRGSNTTPTLGDLDGDGDLDLLVGESSGTVNYFVNEGSAREPLFVMVTDEYLEIDVGRRSFPKLVDADGDGDLDLMIGSEENGILYFRNDPVDGESAFHAVESPFPAPDALPRWVTGELADLDGDGDLDLITGGDEGGVWYFERMR; the protein is encoded by the coding sequence GTGGCCAAGGGCGCTTTGGCGAAGATCGGCGGGCGGTTGCCGGGTGGCGGAATCGACCAGGCCGCACTTCTGGCAGTCCTGACCTTTGGAGCCGCAGCCTGCTCGACCTCTCCGAAGCCGGGCGTGGACGGAACAGGACTTCCCGAACGGTCGGCGCCCGCGATGACCGCGGCTGACCAAGTCAACGCAGAAGAGCTCCCCGAGCCCGACGCCAACGGCTGGGTGCGGCGCATCCGGCCGTTCGCCGTGCTCGACTCGACCGGCGCAGCCTACGAAAACCCCTTCCTGGGCGGATTCAACGTGCCGCGTCCGCAATGGGTGGACATCGACGCCGACGGCGATCTCGACCTTTTCGTCCAGGAAAGAACCGGCCACCTCCACTTCTTCGAGCGCGAGGACCGCGAAGACGGTACGACCGCACACACCTTGCGTCCGGGCGCGTACGATCATCTCGACGTAGGCGAGTGGTACCGGTTCGTCGACGTAGACGGCGACGGCGACCGCGATCTTCTCTCCGAGTCTCCGTTCAGCTACGTGCGCCTCTACCGGAACGAGGGCGACGCCGGTCGCGCTCGCTTTACCCTGCTCGCCGACACCCTCCTCGACGTGCGCGGCGAGGCGATCTTCTCGGATCGACAGAACATCCCGAACGCCACCGACATCGACTGCGACGGCCTGGTCGACCTCTTTCTCGGTCGGGTCACGGGGGTCGTCACCCGATACGAAGCCACTGCGACTTTCGCCGCGAGCGCGGCGCCCTTCCGCCATGTCACGGACCGTTTCGAGGACATAGAGATCGTCGCCGACCCTGCGGCGAACGACGGCTCGCCCGGACGTCCCACTCTGCACGGCGCCAACACCATGGCGTTCGCCGACTACGATGCGGACGGCGATGCCGATCTCTTCTGGGGCGACTTCTTCGAGCCCGGACTCCTGCTGATCAGAAACACAGGCTCCTGCCGGGCTCCCAGCTTCCGCTCGGAGCCGAGCCAGTTCCCTCTGAACGATCCCGTCCTCACGAGCGGCTACAACGCGCCGACCTTCGGGGACTACGATGCGGACGGCGACGTGGACCTGCTCATGGGTGTCCTGGGAGGTTCGAACAACGCCAACACCTCCACGATCGACAACCTCTATCTCTTCACCCAGGAGGATGGCGGGGATTGGGTCCGATGGTCTTCGGCGTTCGTGCGCCAGGTGGATGTGGGCGCCGAGAGCGTGCCCGCGCTGGTCGATCTCGATTCCGACGGCGATCTCGACCTCCTGCTCGGGCAGAAGATCGATCCGACCGACCTGCCAAACGCCCGAGTCTTCCTCTTCGAGAACGAGGGTTCACCCACCGAACCGCTCATGGTCTGGAAGGGTGAGTTCCCGCTCGACGGCGCCTACCACAACGCGCCCGCCTTCGGCGACCTGGACGGGGACGGCGACCTCGACATGATCCTCGGAACCTGGCGGAACGAACTCCGCTACTTGGCGAACGAGGGCTCGGCCACCCAGCCCCGTTTCGTTCTCGTGGACTCCGCCTACCTAGCGATCACGCGTGGGAGCAACACTACGCCGACCCTGGGCGATCTGGATGGGGACGGCGACCTCGACCTTCTGGTAGGCGAGTCGTCCGGCACCGTCAACTACTTCGTCAACGAAGGCTCCGCCCGGGAGCCCCTGTTCGTCATGGTGACGGACGAGTACCTGGAGATCGATGTCGGACGGAGGAGCTTCCCCAAGCTCGTCGACGCGGACGGGGACGGCGACCTCGACCTGATGATCGGCTCGGAAGAAAACGGCATCCTGTACTTCCGCAACGATCCCGTCGACGGCGAGAGCGCATTCCATGCTGTGGAGAGCCCCTTCCCGGCGCCTGACGCCTTACCGCGTTGGGTGACCGGCGAGCTTGCGGATCTGGACGGAGACGGCGACCTCGATCTGATTACCGGAGGAGACGAGGGGGGCGTGTGGTACTTCGAGAGGATGAGGTAG
- a CDS encoding YncE family protein gives MRAPALAVSLSFAVALQAGAEEAASQDGPFLYVANQEAAAVSVIDISIHEVAEIIDLTALGYGANAKPHDIAVEPDGSHWYVSLIGANTVLKFDRANELVASVEFERPGLLAIHPNEDWLFVGRSMAAVNPPQRIGRLDRSSMEIEEFDVFIPRPHALELSADGEWVYVGSLAENTVVALHAESGEAELVRLDAPHPHVLVQFAVSPDGRTLVGTAEMTGKLLVFDLSNPDGPELTREVDVGSRPWHPSYSADGSSVWFGNLGGNEVVRVETSDWEVHRRADARLAQPHGSAISPDGKYLYLANRNESGHYPAGSNDASETRMGSVSVVDLATGGIVKMIEVPFYAAGIGLASNPR, from the coding sequence GTGCGAGCGCCGGCGCTCGCGGTCTCTCTCTCGTTCGCCGTCGCCCTGCAGGCGGGCGCGGAGGAAGCGGCGTCCCAGGACGGCCCGTTCCTCTACGTCGCCAACCAGGAGGCGGCTGCGGTGTCGGTAATCGACATCTCGATCCACGAGGTCGCCGAGATAATCGATCTCACCGCTCTCGGTTACGGCGCCAACGCCAAGCCCCACGATATCGCGGTGGAGCCCGACGGCTCCCACTGGTACGTCTCGCTGATCGGGGCGAACACGGTGCTCAAGTTCGACCGCGCCAACGAGCTCGTCGCGAGCGTCGAGTTCGAGAGGCCCGGGCTGCTGGCGATCCACCCGAACGAAGACTGGCTCTTCGTGGGGCGTTCCATGGCGGCGGTGAACCCGCCCCAACGGATCGGACGGCTCGACCGCAGCTCGATGGAGATCGAAGAATTCGACGTCTTCATTCCTCGTCCGCATGCGCTCGAGCTCTCCGCCGACGGCGAATGGGTCTACGTGGGCAGCCTGGCCGAGAACACCGTGGTCGCTCTGCACGCCGAGAGCGGGGAGGCCGAACTCGTCCGACTCGATGCTCCGCACCCTCACGTTCTCGTGCAGTTTGCCGTCTCACCGGATGGCCGGACCCTGGTCGGAACGGCGGAGATGACGGGCAAGCTGCTTGTCTTCGATCTCTCCAATCCCGATGGGCCCGAACTGACGCGGGAGGTCGATGTCGGCTCAAGACCTTGGCACCCCAGCTACTCCGCCGACGGAAGCTCGGTGTGGTTCGGCAATCTCGGCGGCAACGAGGTCGTACGGGTGGAAACCTCGGATTGGGAGGTCCACCGCAGGGCCGACGCCCGTCTGGCCCAACCGCACGGCAGCGCGATCTCTCCCGACGGGAAGTACCTCTACCTGGCGAACCGGAACGAGTCCGGCCATTACCCTGCCGGCTCGAATGACGCTTCCGAGACCCGGATGGGGTCGGTATCGGTGGTCGATCTCGCGACCGGGGGGATAGTCAAGATGATCGAGGTACCCTTCTACGCAGCGGGAATCGGGCTCGCCTCCAACCCTCGATAG